In Sphingobacterium sp. SRCM116780, the genomic stretch ATTGACAAAAGTGGTGTTGTAAAATCCAGAAATATTACCATCAGTAATGAATTACCCGATCTATATGTTGTCTCCTCAGGTCTTTCTGAAAGTGACACCATCTTAATTGACGGTATTCAAAAAGTAAAAGATGATGATAAAATTAAATTTGAGTTTAAAACACCAAAAGAAGTTCTTGCTCATTTACAAATTCACGCGCAATAAGCCAACATAAAAAATTAGTCATGTTTAATAAATTCATACATAGACCGGTACTGTCTATCGTCATATCCTTGATTATTGTTTTTCTTGGTATATTGTCGATGCTCAAACTACCCGTTACGCAGTTCCCTTCTATCTCTCCTCCCAAAGTAAATATCACCGCGGAATATCCAGGAGCGAATGGTGAGTTGATGGTTAAATCTGTACTTATTCCACTCGAACGTGCTATTAATGGTGTTCCTGGTATGAAGTACATTACCTCAGATGCTGGAAATGATGGAGAAGCTTCTATTCAAGTTATCTTCAATCTCGGAACCGATCCCAATTTAGCAGCAGTCAATGTCCAAAACAGAGTTTCATCTGTTATCAATAAATTACCGCCATTAGTTGTTCGTGAAGGGGTAAAGATCACAAGAGAGGAATCAAGCATGTTGGTGTATATCAACTTGTTTAGTAATGATCCTAAAGCCGATCAAAACTTCCTTTACAATTATGGGGATATCAATATATTGTCCGAACTCAAACGTATTGACGGTGTCGGCGATGCTGATATCTTAGGAAATAGAGAATATGCCATGCGTATCTGGTTAAAACCCGACCGGATGATGGCTTATAAAATTTCTGCTGATGAAGTTCTCAAAGCCCTTGACGAACAAAGTTTGGAAGCTTCTCCAGGTAAAACCGGAGAGAGTTCAGGAAAAAGATCACAAGCTTTTGAGTATGTTTTAAAATATCCAGGACGTTTCAGTACAAAAGAGGGGTATGAAAATATCATTTTAAAATCCACCGCTAATGGAGAGATCCTACGTGTAAAGGATGTTGCCAACGTTGAATTCGGAAGTTCCTTCTATGATATTTATTCGACATTGAATGGCAGACCCTCTGCAGCGATTGTCATTAAACAATCTTATGGAAGTAATGCTAGTGATGTCATTAAAAACATCAAAAGCAAGTTAGCAGAGATCAAATCAACAACTTTCCCTAAAGGAATGGATTATGAGATCAGTTATGATGTTTCCAAATTTCTGGATGCCTCTATTGAGAAAGTTGTCCATACGTTATTAGAGGCATTTATTCTCGTGGGTATTGTTGTCTTTCTATTTTTGGGAGACTGGCGATCCACCTTAATTCCTGCTATGGCAGTTCCCGTTTCTTTGATTGGAACTTTTGCCCTGATGTCTATGTTTGGTATTACGCTGAATCTCATTACCCTATTTGCATTAGTCATGGCCATTGGGGTCGTCGTCGATGATGCCATTGTCGTCATCGAAGCTGTTCATGCTAAAATGGAGGAGAAAAATCTATCTCCAATGAAAGCAACAGAAGAAGCGATGCATGAAATTAGTGGAGCCATCATTGCGATTACCTTCGTTATGGCAGCAGTATTTATTCCTGTGGCCTTTATGTCAGGACCTGTCGGGATATTTTATCGGCAGTTCTCCATCACCATGGCAACCGCGATTATTCTTTCTGGTGTTGTCGCACTGACACTTACTCCTGCTTTATGTGCAATGATATTAAAAAATGAGCATGGAAAACCAAAGAAGAAAACGTGGTTAAGTAAGGCCTTAGACAGTTTTAACAATCTCTTCACCAAGGGAGCTAATCGTTACCAAAATCTATTAAGCAAAATCGTCAATAAGAGACTCGTAACATTTGTGCTCTTAGCGGCTTTCTGTTCTGCCATATTTTTCTTAAACAATAGTCTTCCATCTGGTTTTATCCCGAATGAAGATCAAGGTATGTTCTACGCGATTATTCAAACACCTCCAGGATCAACGTTGGAAAGAACAAATCAAATTGCAGAGGAACTTCAAAAAATAGCGAAGGGAATCGATGGAGTAAAATCAGTTTCTTCTCTGGCTGGATATGAAATCCTAACGGAAGGTACTGGTGCCAATTCTGGAACTTGTTTGATCAACTTGAAAAGTTGGGAAGATCGTAAAGGTTCTGTTCAAGATATCATGCATGAACTAGAGGAAAAATCGAAAGATATCACGGGTGCTACGATCGAATTCTTTGGCCCTCCAGCCGTACCTGGTTATGGCGCTGCAGGAGGTTTCGAACTACGTCTTTTAGATAAAGCTGGATCTGGAGATTTCAAAAAAATGGAAACCGTTAGTAAGGATTTTGTGAAAGAACTTAGTAAAAGACCAGAACTCACTTCTGTTTTTACATTTTATAGTGCTAGTTTTCCACAATATATGCTTCGGATAGATAATGAAAAAGCAGAACAAAAAGGAGTCACTATCGATAATGCGATGAACACACTTTCGACTTTAGTCGGTAGTAACTATGAGACTAGCTTTATCAAATACGATCGACAATATAAAGTCATGGTACAGGCATTGCCACAATATCGCGCTATGCCAGATGATATCCTCAAATTATATGTCAAGAATGATCGCGATGAAATGGTGCCCTATGCTGCTTTTATGAGTTTAGAAAAAGTGTATGGTTTATCCGAAATCACCCGACACAACATGTACAATTCTTCCGAAATCAGCGGTGCATCTGCATCGGGTTATAGTAGTGGTGAAGCGATCAAAGCTGTTACAGAAGTAGCAAACGCGACCCTACCTAGAGGTTTCGGTATTGAGTGGGCAGGTATATCTAAAGATGAAGTTTCACGTGGAAATGAAGCCATCTATATCTTCTTGATCTGTTTAACTTTCGTGTACATGATTTTAGCCGCTCAGTATGAAAGCTTTATTCTTCCGCTAGCGGTGATTCTTTCTTTACCTGCAGGTATTTTTGGAGCCTTCCTTCTCTTGAAGTTATTAGGTTTAGAAAACAACATTTATGCACAGGTTGCCATGGTCATGCTCATTGGTTTACTGGGGAAAAATGCGGTATTGATTATCGAATTTGCCGTACAGAAACATAATTCGGGTAGTTCTGTGCTTGCAGCAGCTATTGAAGGTGCAGGAGTCAGATTCCGTCCGATTTTAATGACATCCTTTGCTTTTATCGCAGGTTTAATCCCGTTGGTATTTGCATCTGGACCAGGAGCTATCGGAAATAAAACAATTGGAACCGCAGCTGCAGGAGGTATGTTAATTGGAACTGTATTTGGATTGTTGATTATCCCTGGGCTATACTACATTTTTGGGAAAATAGCTTCTAAAAACAAATTGACGGAATATGAAGATGAAAACCCTTTATCAGAAGAAATCGATAACAATGGATAATATCAGGATACAAAAATGCATTGGAATAGTCATAATTTGCCTGACTGCAGCGAGCTGTAAGGTACCCGCTATTCCAATTGCTAAAGAAAATAAAGCGCTACCAACGACATACAGTAAGGATTCGGTAGCACTTGCGAATGACACGACAAATATGGTTGTTACGCCTTGGCGTGATTTCTTTTCGGATCATTACCTCAGCAATCTTATTGACACGGCTTTAAAAAATAATCAAGAGCTGATGATTACCTTGCAAGAAATAGAAATTGCCAAAAGCGAGGTTCGTTTCAAACAAGGACAATTATTCCCAACAGTAGAGGCTGGTATTGGAGCTGGCGTAGAAAAAGTAGGTCGCTATACCAGTCAAGGTGCGGGTGATGCTTCTACAGAAATTACGCCTGGCAAGAACATGCCAGATCCGCTCATGAATTACGAAGCAGCCATTACAGGTAACTGGGAGGTTGATATCTGGGGGAAATTGCATGATCAAAAAAAGGCTGCCATATCACGCTATCTTTCTACTGTAGAAGGAAAGAATTTTGTCTTGACCAATTTGGTTGCTGAAGTTGCTAATTCTTATTATGAATTACTGGCATTGGATAATCAGCTGGAAGTGATACAGCAGACGATTCAATTACAAAAAGAAGCGCTCGAAGTTATTCAAATTCAAAAAGAAGCGGCAAGATCAACAGAGTTAGCGGTTCAGAAATTCAAAGCTGAAGTCTTAAACTCACAAAGCTTAGCCTATGAAATCAAACAGGATATAAAAGAGACGGAAAATAAGATTAACCTCTTATTAGGTCGATATGCACAGGAAATCCCAAGAGATAAAAACAGTTTCTTGACAACGGTTTCTCCTGCTGTTCGTAGTGGAGTGCCTTCACAACTATTGGCAAACAGACCTGACATTAAAAAAGCGGAATTGGAATTAGCGGCGGCGAAGTTAGATGTAAAAATTGCCCGAAAAGAGTTTTATCCTTCCTTTAACATTTCCGCAACGTTAGGACTAGAAGCTTTCAAACCCTCTTATTTTGTCAAAATGCCTGAGTCGATGTTATATTCTCTTGCTGGAGAACTCGCAGGACCTTTGATCAACAAAAGTGGTATTAAAGCTGAATTTAGCAAAGCGAATGCGGTACAGTTGCAGGCGATGTATAATTATCAGCAAACCATCTTAAGCGCCTATGCGAACGTATCCAATCATCTTTCCAAGATTAATAATCTGCAAAAAAGTTATGATCTAAAATCGCAACAAGTAGATGCTTTAACGAAATCAAATGAGATCTCAAATGATTTATTTAAATCCGCTCGGGTAGATTATTTTGAAGTCTTAATGACACAAAGAGATGCTTTAGAAGCAAAATTAGAACTGATTACAACAAAAAGAGATCAACTGAATACGGTCACAAACATGTATCGTGATCTAGGAGGTGGTTGGAAATAAATCCTATGAACGAGAAGAGCTATCCAAACCAGATAGCTCTTTTTGTATATACTCCCTCCATTCAATACACACGCATGAAGAAGTGCTGATCTCCATTTTGACTTATCTACATGAATAGCCAATATGTATTGTTTTATTAAAATACATTTGTTTGTTTTTGGATTATAATCTCTTGATTTAGAAGGATTAAAAATTTTAAAGTTAAAAATTAAAACTTTAAAATTTAAAAAGAGTTTATATAAGAAATAATTATCAAAGCTCAATTAAATAAGTTGAGTAAAAAATTTTCTTAACCTAAAAAATGAGCTATGTGGAAACATTACAATAGTAAACTCATCTTATTTCTTCTTATACTCACAAGCTGTAAAAACGTAAAAGAAAAGGCCGATATTATATATTACGGAGGTCCTATTTTAACGATGGAAGATCGTACACCTCAAGTTGAAGCTTTAGCCGTAAAAGACGGAAAAATTCTGTTCGCTGGTGACAAAAAACAAGCGATGTCCTTAGTGGGTGCCAAAACCATTCAGATCAATCTAGAAAATAAAACCTTACTTCCTGGTTTTATTGACGCGCATGGTCATATTACTTCACGTTCTGGCATGACACAAGCTGTAGATCTCTCGCCAAGTCCCTATGGTACTGTTAATAATATCGCGGAGCTCCAAGCGACATTAAAGGATTATATCGGCAAACATCAATTAGATGCCACGACTCCTGTTATGGGAAATGGATACGATGATGCGATCATCACGGAACATCGACATCCTACTCGTGAGGAATTGGACGCCGTAAGCACAACACATCCGATCATCGTGATTCATACTTCAGGTCATGCGAGTGTTGCCAATAGTGCCATGTTCAACTTGCTACAGATCCCTGAAGATGTAAAAGATCCTGAAGGAGGACACTATGGAAGAGACCCTAAAACCAATCGTTTAAATGGAAAGCTCGAGGAAAATGCCAGTTTTACTGCGCTCATGAAATTAACGGAACTTTTACCAAAACCTGCCAAAACAGAGGGTCTTTCCCAATCGCTTAAAGATTTTTTAGCTGCACAGGATGAATGGTTCAGTTATGGTCAAACAACGATTTGTGATGGTAGAACCATGGGAGTAGGACTTTCTTTGCTTCGTGAAGCTGCAGAAAAAAACCTATTAAAAGCCGATGTTATTTATTTCCCTGATTTTGAAGCGAACAAAAAAGATTGGGAATCTTTCTTGCCCAATTACATGAAATATAAAAACCGACTCAAGGTTGGTGGTTTCAAATTTTCTGATGACGGGTCTCCTCAAGGCAAAACAGCTTGGTTGACAAAACCTTACTTAGTTCCTCCAGAAGGACAAAATAAAGACTATAAAGGATTTCCGATCTTTACAGATGAAGTGCTTTACGCGGATTTAAAAACCATTTTTTCGAAAAATATAACCGCACAACTTCATGTGAATGGAGATGCCGCTATTGATCAAGCTTTACGTGTTATCGGAAAATTAAAAGCAGAGGGAATCTACAAACCAGCGCTCAGAGCTACCTTAATACATGTACAAAATAGTAGACCTGATCATATCGCGAAAATTAAAGAGATTGGGGTGATTCCTTCTTATTTTTCAGCCCATGTATATTTATGGGGAGACTGGCATTACAACAGTGTTTTTGGTCCAGAAAGAGCTGCATTTATAAGCCCTGCAAAAGCGGCTAAAGATGCTGGGATAACCTTTACCATCCACCACGATGCTCCTGTTACTCCTCCAGATTTATTAACAGGTGTATATGCCGCAGTCAACAGAATAACACGCTCTGGTATGGTCTTAGGTCCAGATCAGCGTATTCCTGTGATCGATGCTTTAAAAGCGATCACCATACATGCAGCCTACCAATATCAGGAGGAAAATATAAAAGGTTCGTTAAAGGAAGGTAAACTAGCCGACTTGGTTATTCTAGATAAAGACCCGTTAACCATAGATCCAAAAGAACTACGGTCTATTCAGGTTTTAGAAACCATCAAAGAAGGCAAAACAGTATTTAAAAGATAAACGTATTTTATGAAAAAGATTATCCATTTACTACTACTCATATTGGTTAGTATCAGTAGTTTCGCTCAGGGTCATTACAATGGCTCCTCCTTTAATCCCAACGATTATTTTGCCCCTCATGCTGGCTTTATTATTCCTGTATGGTATGGCTATGCAAACATGAATTATTATAATAAAGAGGGCAATAAATCGGATCAATTAATCAATCCTGTACCCGCCAATCCCACTTCCTTAAATATCGAGCAGAATGTCAAAACGCATTCGTTTATTTTAATGGCTATTTATGGCGGTAAGGGGAAAATTCTAAATGCAGATTGGGGAATGATGATTATCCCGACATTAAATAGTCCAACGGCCAGTATCGCATTAGATTATTATTCGCAACAGACCAGTTCGGGCAGGTATAACTTTGCCAATAAAAGCATTGGGTTTGGTGACATGTATATTCAGCCCATCTGGTTGTCATGGAAAGAAGGTAATTTTAAATATGCTTTAAACTATGGGGTTTGGGCACCTACAGGAAAATATGAACACAATAGTTTAGATAATGGTGGACATGGGTATTGGTCACATAATATTCGAGGAGCTTTACAGTACAAACCTCAACCAAAAATCAATTTAAGTGTGGCACCAACTTTAGAGATTAACCAATGGCAGAAAAATACAGATTTCAAAGAAGGAAGTCATCTTACTGTTGATATGGGCGGCTCGTACCTGTTAAACGATCGGGGTGATGAAGTTGGGTTATTCGGTCATTACACCAAGCAAGTTTCTGACGATAAAGGAACAGAGGGTAGTTTTTTGTCTGATCAAACAGCGGGTGTCGGTGGTTTCGTTTCCTATTGGATTGTGCCACGTAAGATTGGGGCAATGGCACGTATCACCCAAAATTTTGCAACAGAAAATCGCTTTGGCGGAATGGCCTTTCAAGCAGGGGTCAATATTTTAATCCCAACAAAGGATGGTACGCATTAATCACGATAAGCCATTATAAAAGAATAACTCTTCATTAAGAAAGTTCCATATGGAGCACTGACTTCCTTAGAGCAGAACAAGTTGACTTTGGTAAAGTATTACCAAGGTCATTTTCGTTAAATCCGATCGTTTTCCTCATGATCTACCTTTGGATTTCTTCATTACCAATAGGGTATCAACGTCTAGTTTACTTAGTATTTTAAACGAACTTTATTCGTACTTCAGACGTACCTTATTCGTGTTTGTTCGAACGAGGTACGAACAAGGTACGAATGAGGTACGAATCAGCTCCCTACTAGTTTACCAGTTGATCCCGATGTTTTATCAAGTTATCCATACTGAAATAATGAATAATGGATTGCTGTATTTCAGTATTTACAGCAACTATTTTTTCCCTATCATCAAGTATCGCATAAGCACCTATTTCCACTGGGATAATCATGCTCTTTTCTACGTTAACTCGTTAAAGAATTTATTGAGAAATAAACATTATCTTCTTTTCTTTGTTGTTCTCCTAAAGAATACTAAACCCATACATGATGGCTGACTTTAATCTGAACCGAAGACAATTCATTCAAGGTGCTACCGCTGTTTTAACGTTATCGGCATTACAAGCAAAAGGGTTGTCCTTTACGGGCACAGCGAAAAACATGCGGGTCGCGTTGATTGGAGCAGGTTGGTACGGAAAAAGTGATCTTTTTAGACTGATGCAAGTCAGCGATGTCCAGGTTGTCGCCATTTCTGATGTAGACAGCAACCACCTACAGGAGGCTGGGAAACTGATCAGTGAACGACAAATCTCCAGGAAGGTTCCTGCGCTCTACAAAGATTATAGGAAAATGCTTGCGAATCATCAATTGGATCTCGTGCTTATTGGTACACCAGATCATTGGCATACGCTACAAGCGATTGATGCCATGCGCGCAGGTGCACATCTTTATTTACAGAAACCTGTTAGCATTGATGTATTGGAGGGAGCAGCTATACTCAGCGCAGCGCGGAAATATAATAAAAAAGTACAAGTAGGCACACAGCGGAGAAGTACTCCCCATCTCATTGATGCTAAAAAACGTGTAATAGACCAGGGGTTGCTCGGTAAAATATCACATGTGGAAATGTGTTGCTACTATCATATGCGAATGAATGGAAACCCTCTTTTGGAACGCGTTCCAGATTTTCTTGATTATGACCTATGGACGGGCCCTGCTCCTCTCCGTCCGTATGATGGCTTACCGCATGGCGGTTGGTGGCGCACGTTTATGGAATATGGGAATGGCATTACGGGTGATATGGGTATGCATATGTTTGACGCAGTGCGTTGGTTGCTACAGCTAAAATGGCCGAAAAAGATCAGTGCAACTGGGGGGATTTATGTTCAAAAAGAAGGAAAGTCAACTATTGCGGATACGCAGACGGCTATTTTCGAATATGATGATCTAAACTGTGTATGGCAACATCGGACATGGGGTACTCCAGCTGATCCCGAATATCCTTGGGCATTTATTATCTACGGGGACAAAGGCACTTTAAAGGGAAGTGTCATGAAGTATGAGTTTATTCCAATCGGTAAAGGGGATCGTATCCTTCAGGATGTGGTCTATGAGAAAGAGAAGTTTCCTGAAGATTTAAAGGAGCCTAGGATTGAACTACATACCGCACCTGCCACTCGGCGACATATGCTGGATCTCCTATCGGCGATTGAACATGATCATCTGCCTGTTGCAGATATTGAAGAGGGATACATATCGACTGCAAGTTGTATCCTCGCTAATCTATCCATGCAATTGAATCGTCCACTGGTATATGATCCGCAGAAAAAAATATGTGTGGACGATCCAGAAGCAACGAAGTTGTTAAGAAAATCTTATCGGGCACCTTGGCAACATCCTTATCGGATATAAACTAAGTAAGCTCGGAAGAAGAGCTATAAAAAAGGGGAAAAATGATCGTTATTCACTTTATAGACGAATATGGCAGCTTTAAATTAAAATACAGAGTCCAGCTATAGATTATAACTGGACTCCATATTTTTTATATACACCGTTTGTGAGATACAGCCTATTTTTATAACGAAAGATCATTGATTAATTCACTAATTCTCCGTTTTTGTAGTTTTCGGTTTTTGTTAAATTTCCGTTCTCGTCGTAAGATCTACTTTCACCTTCTCTTTTGCCATTTACAAAAGTAGATTCACCCTTTAATTTTCCACTTTCATAAAAGGATTGCCATTTGCCCTCTTGTCCATCGTTTAAAAACCGTCCAACAGATTCTACTTTTTCATTTTTATAGTATGTGGTTTCTACATCATTAATATACGTGTTTCCTTTCCAACCTTTGTATTTTTCAATACCTGTTTTCAAACCCTTTTCATCGTAATATACCCAGATTCCCACTTTCTTATCTCTCTTATAAACACCTTTAGCCTTTTCTTTGCCATTTTCAAAATAAGCAATATAATCTCCATCTAGCTTTCCTTTTTTCCAATGTTGATCCCACTTTTTGTTTCCATTATCATAGTAAAAGAGACAATGTCCTTCTTGTAAACCATTCACGAAACCGCATTTCTCCTGAGCGTATAGAAAAACAGGAAAAAACAATAGAATTAATATTATTTTTTTCATATAAATTTATTTACTTTACAAAAGTATTATTAATTTTATAATTATAGATTTAATTTGACATGAAAATTCAATTTTTTTTCTCTCTTTTTCTATTGGTCGGATTTTCTTCTTTAGCACAAAATAAAATGTATTATCTATAAGGTTTTTTTGATAAAAAACTAGCAGAGGAATGTTTAGTATTGGCAATTCGACGATTGAGGGAAGAACAGATACAAAACAGAAGTACTTCTTATAACGTATATGGTCAGGCTTTAGCGAGTTCGCCCGTTTATAGCACCTTTTTTTACAACTATAACATGGGCAAAAGAGAAAGTAAATTTGTACAAATAAAAGAAGATGGACAAGTTTTAGAGATAAAACTATAAGTGATTCTGCTCTTTACTAAAAAGGTTCAAGAAAATTTATATCCAATACTATTTCATCATACTTGGTATATTAAAGGCGCAGTGAAGGTGCTTCTGTCAGCTTGAGAAAGGAAAACATTAACCAGAGCAATACTGTTAATACAAATGGAAAAAAAATCAAAAACTTCTCAATTTCTCCATGCGCTTGGATTTACTGTCGGTGGACTGATTTTATATGGTATTTTCATTTGGATGATGCCGATGAGCGGATATGCTATCTTAGGATACATCTATATCACCCCTATTGTTGCTATCGGCAGTTTCTTTTTTTATTTCATATTTCAATTTTTCAAAAAGCAACAGAAATTGATGTGGCTTTTCTGCATTATTTTATTGATCATTTCTGCAGGAATTTATGCATCAGGGGCTTTCAATGTTGATATTTGGGTTCGAAATTTATTTCATTCGGAAAAGCTTCCTCCACAATATAAAGACTATCAAGATATTAATCAACCAAAAATAGCATTCGGCAATTCTGAATTGACGTTTTTATCGAAGAGTGAATACAGGATTCAATGTTATATAACGACAAATGATGATTTGATTACAAGAAATGAACGAAACTCCATCGTTAATGATGATAATCGCTTCAAAATTTACGATTATTGCAAATATGATCGTACAGGGTTGCTGAAGGACAGATATACTTACTTGCAAAATGGCTACAAAAATGAGGAAATTTTATTTCAAGGTTATTTGTTCAATGCACAGGATGATTATTATAAAACTTGGGCAATTGATGGGGATACGCTCCGAAAGCCACTAATCGCTCACAACAGAGATTTTAAATGGACAGAAAAAGAGAACGATAAGTTTTTCCAATCCATTGCAAAAAATTCACCGTTATTCTTTACTGAATCTTCCTTTTTCACAAAAGATTCTGTTCAGAAAGAGTATGACAAGATAATTTATTTGGAAAATAATGTGTGGAATATTTTCTATGTGGATGAAATCTCTGACAAACCTGATGACTATTTTTATGGAAAAGGTGATAAGACCAATGATCTTTTTGTAAGAAAAGTTGATCGCCTCGAAAGTGAGATCATAAAATCTCCAAATATTCCTTCCCGATATTTCGCAAAAAGAAAGTATAAAAGAATCGTTCAATCCGCTGGAGGTGATGGTGGTGCTAATATTTCGGAAGTCTGGTTGGGCGAGTTGTATTCTTTATTAATCAATGATCCAGACACCCTAAAATTTAAAGAAACATTTGTTTTGGATGAAGAGTGGAAATTTTCCAAAATCGAAATTGACGGTAAAAATATCGGAAGTTTGAACAGAGAATATAAAGATGAGTATTTCAGTAAATATGAACCCTTTGAATCCTATCTCTTCTACGCACATCCCAAATTGAAGTACAAATTATTTGCGACAGACTTTAACAATTTATATATGCTAAAGCAAAGGAAGTAGGGAAACTAAAGTTTTACGCGATCATCAACTGGAGGATAGTATTTCCTCAAACTGCATGCATGTATCATAGACTTACCCCCAACATAAAAGCGACACCTTTTGATTCTAATGCTACTCTCCCATATCCGATTCCGGTAAGAGGCATTTTAACAAATGGTTTTATACCCACATTGATTTTATCGTTAATTTTCTTTTCAATAGATATAGAAAAATCTGCAATACCAAATATATGTTGATTTTCTCCATTGACTTCATAAACTGCACTTTTCTGATTTCCATAGCTTCCTTCTCCATCATAGTCAAATGTATACTTCTCTTTTAGCATAAAATAACTGGAAAGACCCGCGCTTACATTAAATTTCAATTTTTTGTTTTTCAAAATAGTATAGTTTGCTGTCAATGGTATATCGATGACATCACATTCGGCATGAACTTGACTAGGTAGCTGTGTTAATTGGGGTGGATTTGCTGGCGAATAGAGGTTATAAGAAGATTTATAATTTTTCTTTGCATAGGTTGCCCCCAAAGATAGACTAAGCCCTTTGATCACAGGATATGAATAAAGCACACCTATATTTTCGCTAAGAGAGGAAGTTCCGGATCCCCTGACACTGGATAAATCA encodes the following:
- a CDS encoding toxin-antitoxin system YwqK family antitoxin, coding for MKKIILILLFFPVFLYAQEKCGFVNGLQEGHCLFYYDNGNKKWDQHWKKGKLDGDYIAYFENGKEKAKGVYKRDKKVGIWVYYDEKGLKTGIEKYKGWKGNTYINDVETTYYKNEKVESVGRFLNDGQEGKWQSFYESGKLKGESTFVNGKREGESRSYDENGNLTKTENYKNGELVN